One genomic segment of Motacilla alba alba isolate MOTALB_02 chromosome 1A, Motacilla_alba_V1.0_pri, whole genome shotgun sequence includes these proteins:
- the LOC119707959 gene encoding inositol 1,4,5-trisphosphate receptor-interacting protein-like 1, producing the protein MKAGSNEDVNDGEDNVDGQEEYMDVKVQESGDASEQGSRDCTGQEDSNERGNEAAHSAFAGTEEEKKEVLEGDGNDRKQDEEQGDVNVEADKEEDRKEGEQGNVAAREKEDSDGGKEESGSGGSEDREDTQDVWNELGLLLVDQIEWPVEDLERGCSVTAELMKSFSRVFVDSASNSFYPVPQEAIGVGSAFEGWSPRDWDGVYRVLVPLDPPPGHAFQLELNSAGPMAARTFSVHVELVCTCKREQLDKKLLCFLHHSQEELRRKQKRSLLETLCTGSYLDVEKTSHWFRQLVRCSWLHVPQSYSWHLVFQPSSRSCQFQLSKGKERLTVEMLFGVRQGDSDIFVVSQPTEAQKGGSLSFVSSQPAQANFIASTAWPETYAAAEAKFFQHIARQLPCESLHLKCLQLFTCILRDTGLSSSTWKTVVMHMLTIVPLSRWCRREFARRLWDTMAYLHCCLQLKRLDHFVLGNERLPAEISLPPAMRRVEPLNLFERLVRDPAAHRQAMQAYGQLHFHLWMLLCNQ; encoded by the coding sequence ATGAAGGCAGGCAGCAACGAGGATGTAAATGATGGGGAAGACAACGTGGATGGACAGGAAGAATACATGGATGTGAAGGTGCAGGAAAGCGGTGATGCCAGTGAacaggggagcagggattgCACTGGGCAGGAAGACAGCAATGAACGTGGGAATGAAGCAGCCCATAGTGCTTTTGCTggcactgaagaagaaaagaaggaagttcTAGAAGGAGATGGCAATGATAGAAAGCAGGATGAAGAACAAGGTGATGTGAATGTGGAGGCAGACAAGGAGGAGGATAGGAAAGAAGGTGAACAAGGTAACGTGGCTGCTAGGGAAAAAGAGGACAGTGACGGTGGCAAGGAAGAAAGCGGCAGCGGTGGAAGTGAAGACAGAGAGGACACCCAAGATGTTTGGAATGAGCTAGGCCTCCTTTTAGTAGATCAGATAGAGTGGCCTGTGGAGGACCTGGAGAGAGGTTGCTCAGTGACAGCTGAGCTGATGAAGAGCTTCAGCCGTGTCTTTGTGGACAGCGCCAGCAATAGCTTCTACCCAGTGCCTCAGGAAGCCATCGGGGTGGGCAGTGCCTTTGAGGGCTGGAGTCCCCGTGACTGGGATGGCGTGTACCGTGTGCTGGTCCCACTGGATCCCCCACCAGGGCACGccttccagctggagctgaacagTGCAGGGCCGATGGCGGCAAGGACCTTCAGCGTCCATGTGGAGCTGGTGTGCACGTGcaagagggagcagctggacaaGAAGCTCTTGTGCTTCCTGCACCACTCGCAGGAGGAGCTGCGGCGGAAGCAGAAGCGCAGCCTCCTAGAGACACTCTGCACCGGCTCCTACCTGGACGTGGAAAAAACCTCCCACTGGTTCCGCCAGCTGGTGAGATGCTCGTGGCTGCACGTGCCTCAGTCATACTCGTGGCACTTGGTGTTTCAGCCCAGCAGCCGGTCCTGCCAATTCCAGCTGAGCAAAGGCAAGGAGAGGCTGACGGTGGAGATGCTCTTCGGGGTGCGCCAAGGGGACTCGGACATCTTTGTGGTCAGCCAGCCCACGGAGGCCCAGAAAGGTGGCTCCCTCAGCTTTGTGAGCAGCCAGCCCGCCCAGGCCAACTTCATTGCAAGCACAGCGTGGCCCGAGACGTACGCTGCGGCAGAGGCAAAATTCTTCCAGCACATCGCCAGGCAGCTGCCGTGTGAGAGCTTGCACCTGAAatgcctgcagctcttcacctGCATCTTGAGGGACACAGGTCTTTCCAGCTCTACCTGGAAGACTGTGGTCATGCACATGCTGACCATAGTACCTCTGTCCCGCTGGTGCAGGAGGGAATTTGCACGGCGGCTGTGGGACACCATGGCctacctgcactgctgcctgcagctgaaacGCCTGGACCACTTTGTGCTGGGCAATGAGAGGCTTCCTGCAGAGATCAGCTTGCCGCCGGCAATGCGAAGGGTTGAGCCGCTCAACCTCTTCGAGCGCCTGGTCCGAGATCCGGCCGCCCACAGACAGGCGATGCAAGCTTATGGTCAGCTGCACTTTCACCTCTGGATGCTGCTCTGCAACCAGTGA
- the LOC119707960 gene encoding inositol 1,4,5-trisphosphate receptor-interacting protein-like 1 — MKAGSNEDVNDGEDNVDGQEEYMDVKVQESGDASEQGSRDCTGQEDSNERGNEAAHSAFAGTEEEKKEVLEGDGNDRKQDEEQGDVNVEADKEEDRKEGEQGNVAAREKEDSDGGKEESGSGGSEDREDTQDVWNELGLLLVDQIEWPVEDLERGCSVTAELMKSFSRVFVDSASNSFYPVPQEAIGVGSAFEGWSPRDWDGVYRVLVPLDPPPGHAFQLELNSAGPMAARTFSVRVELVCTCKREQLDKKLLCFLHHSQEELRRKQKRSLLETLCTGSYLDVEKTSHWFRQLVRCSWLHVPQSYSWHLVFQPSSRSCQFQLSKGKERLTVEMLFGVRQGDSDIFVVSQPTEAQKGGSLSFVSSQPAQANFIASTAWPETYAAAEAKFFQHIARQLPCESLHLKCLQLFTCILRDTGLSSSTWKTVVMHMLTIVPLSRWCRREFARRLWDTMAYLHCCLQLKRLDHFVLGNERLPAEISLPPAMRRVEPLNLFERLARDPAAHGQAMQAYGQLHFHLWMLLCNQ, encoded by the coding sequence ATGAAGGCAGGCAGCAACGAGGATGTAAATGATGGGGAAGACAACGTGGATGGACAGGAAGAATACATGGATGTGAAGGTGCAGGAAAGCGGTGATGCCAGTGAacaggggagcagggattgCACTGGGCAGGAAGACAGCAATGAACGTGGGAATGAAGCAGCCCATAGTGCTTTTGCTggcactgaagaagaaaagaaggaagttcTAGAAGGAGATGGCAATGATAGAAAGCAGGATGAAGAACAAGGTGATGTGAATGTGGAGGCAGACAAGGAGGAGGATAGGAAAGAAGGTGAACAAGGTAACGTGGCTGCTAGGGAAAAAGAGGACAGTGATGGTGGCAAGGAAGAAAGCGGCAGCGGTGGAAGTGAAGACAGAGAGGACACCCAAGATGTTTGGAATGAGCTAGGCCTCCTTTTAGTAGATCAGATAGAGTGGCCTGTGGAGGACCTGGAGAGAGGTTGCTCAGTGACAGCTGAGCTGATGAAGAGCTTCAGCCGTGTCTTTGTGGACAGCGCCAGCAATAGCTTCTACCCAGTGCCTCAGGAAGCCATCGGGGTGGGCAGTGCCTTTGAGGGCTGGAGTCCCCGTGACTGGGATGGCGTGTACCGTGTGCTGGTCCCACTGGATCCCCCACCAGGGCACGccttccagctggagctgaacagTGCAGGGCCGATGGCGGCAAGGACCTTCAGCGTCCGTGTGGAGCTGGTGTGCACGTGcaagagggagcagctggacaaGAAGCTCTTGTGCTTCCTGCACCACTCGCAGGAGGAGCTGCGGCGGAAGCAGAAGCGCAGCCTCCTAGAGACACTCTGCACCGGCTCCTACCTGGACGTGGAAAAAACCTCCCACTGGTTCCGCCAGCTGGTGAGATGCTCGTGGCTGCACGTGCCTCAGTCATACTCGTGGCACTTGGTGTTTCAGCCCAGCAGCCGGTCCTGCCAATTCCAGCTGAGCAAAGGCAAGGAGAGGCTGACGGTGGAGATGCTCTTCGGGGTGCGCCAAGGGGACTCGGACATCTTTGTGGTCAGCCAGCCCACGGAGGCCCAGAAAGGTGGCTCCCTCAGCTTTGTGAGCAGCCAGCCCGCCCAGGCCAACTTCATTGCAAGCACAGCGTGGCCCGAGACGTACGCTGCGGCAGAGGCAAAATTCTTCCAGCACATCGCCAGGCAGCTGCCGTGTGAGAGCTTGCACCTGAAatgcctgcagctcttcacctGCATCCTGAGGGACACAGGTCTTTCCAGCTCTACCTGGAAGACTGTGGTCATGCACATGCTGACCATAGTACCTCTGTCCCGCTGGTGCAGGAGGGAATTTGCACGGCGGCTGTGGGACACCATGGCctacctgcactgctgcctgcagctgaaacGCCTGGACCACTTTGTGCTGGGCAATGAGAGGCTTCCTGCAGAGATCAGCTTGCCGCCGGCAATGCGAAGGGTTGAGCCGCTCAACCTCTTCGAGCGCCTGGCCCGAGATCCGGCCGCCCACGGACAGGCGATGCAAGCTTATGGTCAGCTGCACTTTCACCTCTGGATGCTGCTCTGCAACCAGTGA
- the LOC119707961 gene encoding inositol 1,4,5-trisphosphate receptor-interacting protein-like 1 yields MKAGSNEDVNDGEDNVDGQEEYMDVKVQESGDASEQGSRDCTGQEDSNERGNEAAHSAFAGTEEEKKEVLEGDGNDRKQDEEQGDVNVEADKEEDRKEGEQGNVAAREKEDSDGGKEESGSGGSEDREDTQDVWNELGLLLVDQIEWPVEDLERGCSVTAELMKSFSRVFVDSASNSFYPVPQEAIGVGSAFEGWSPRDWDGVYRVLVPLDPPPGHAFQLELNSAGPMAARTFSVRVELVCTCKREQLDKKLLCFLHHSQEELRRKQKRSLLETLRTGSYLDVEKTSHWFRQLVRCSWLHVPQSYSWHLVFQPSSRSCQFQLSKGKERLTVEMLFGVRQGDSDIFVVSQPTEAQKGGSLSFVSSQPAQANFIASTAWPETYAAAEAKFFQHIARQLPCESLHLKCLQLFTCILRDTGLSSSTWKTVVMHMLTIVPLSRWCRREFARRLWDTMAYLHCCLQLKRLDHFVLGNERLPAEISLPPAMRRVEPLNLFECLARDPAAHGQAMQAYGQLHFHLWMLLCNQ; encoded by the coding sequence ATGAAGGCAGGCAGCAACGAGGATGTAAATGATGGGGAAGACAACGTGGATGGACAGGAAGAATACATGGATGTGAAGGTGCAGGAAAGCGGTGATGCCAGTGAacaggggagcagggattgCACTGGGCAGGAAGACAGCAATGAACGTGGGAATGAAGCAGCCCATAGTGCTTTTGCTggcactgaagaagaaaagaaggaagttcTAGAAGGAGATGGCAATGATAGAAAGCAGGATGAAGAACAGGGTGATGTGAATGTGGAGGCAGACAAGGAGGAGGATAGGAAAGAAGGTGAACAAGGTAACGTGGCTGCTAGGGAAAAAGAGGACAGTGATGGTGGCAAGGAAGAAAGCGGCAGCGGTGGAAGTGAAGACAGAGAGGACACCCAAGATGTTTGGAATGAGCTAGGCCTCCTTTTAGTAGATCAGATAGAGTGGCCTGTGGAGGACCTGGAGAGAGGTTGCTCAGTGACAGCTGAGCTGATGAAGAGCTTCAGCCGTGTCTTTGTGGACAGCGCCAGCAATAGCTTCTACCCAGTGCCTCAGGAAGCCATCGGGGTGGGCAGTGCCTTTGAGGGCTGGAGTCCCCGTGACTGGGATGGCGTGTACCGGGTGCTGGTCCCACTGGATCCCCCACCAGGGCACGccttccagctggagctgaacagTGCAGGGCCGATGGCGGCAAGGACCTTCAGCGTCCGTGTGGAGCTGGTGTGCACGTGcaagagggagcagctggacaaGAAGCTCTTGTGCTTCCTGCACCACTCGCAGGAGGAGCTGCGGCGGAAGCAGAAGCGCAGCCTCCTAGAGACACTCCGCACCGGCTCCTACCTGGACGTGGAAAAAACCTCCCACTGGTTCCGCCAGCTGGTGAGATGCTCGTGGCTGCACGTGCCTCAGTCATACTCGTGGCACTTGGTGTTTCAGCCCAGCAGCCGGTCCTGCCAATTCCAGCTGAGCAAAGGCAAGGAGAGGCTGACGGTGGAGATGCTCTTCGGGGTGCGCCAAGGGGACTCGGACATCTTTGTGGTCAGCCAGCCCACGGAGGCCCAGAAAGGTGGCTCCCTCAGCTTTGTGAGCAGCCAGCCCGCCCAGGCCAACTTCATTGCAAGCACAGCGTGGCCCGAGACGTACGCTGCGGCAGAGGCAAAATTCTTCCAGCACATCGCCAGGCAGCTGCCGTGTGAGAGCTTGCACCTGAAatgcctgcagctcttcacctGCATCCTGAGGGACACAGGTCTTTCCAGCTCTACCTGGAAGACTGTGGTCATGCACATGCTGACCATAGTACCTCTGTCCCGCTGGTGCAGGAGGGAATTTGCACGGCGGCTGTGGGACACCATGGCctacctgcactgctgcctgcagctgaaacGCCTGGACCACTTTGTGCTGGGCAATGAGAGGCTTCCTGCAGAGATCAGCTTGCCGCCGGCAATGCGAAGGGTTGAGCCGCTCAACCTCTTTGAGTGCCTGGCCCGAGATCCGGCCGCCCACGGACAGGCGATGCAAGCTTATGGTCAGCTGCACTTTCACCTCTGGATGCTGCTCTGCAACCAGTGA
- the LOC119707962 gene encoding inositol 1,4,5-trisphosphate receptor-interacting protein-like 1 — translation MKAGSNEDVNDGEDNVDGQEEYMDVKVQESGDASEQGSRDCTGQEDSNERGNEAAHSAFAGTEEEKKEVLEGDGNDRKQDEEQGDVNVEADKEEDRKEGEQGNVAAREKEDSDGGKEESGSGGSEDREDTQDVWNELGLLLVDQIEWPVEDLERGCSVTAELMKSFSRVFVDSASNSFYPVPQEAIGVGSAFEGWSPRDWDGVYRVLVPLDPPPGHAFQLELNSAGPMAARTFSVRVELVCTCKREQLDKKLLCFLHHSQEELRRKQKRSLLETLCTGSYLDVEKTSHWFRQLVRCSWLHVPQSYSWHLVFQPSSRSCQFQLSKGKERLTVEMLFGVRQGDSDIFVVSQPTEAQKGGSLSFVSSQPAQANFIASTAWPETYAAAEAKFFQHIARQLPCESLHLKCLQLFTCILRDTGLSSSTWKTVVMHMLTIVPLSRWCRREFARRLWDTMAYLHCCLQLKRLDHFVLGNERLPAEISLPPAMRRVEPLNLFECLARDPAAHGQAMQAYGQLHFHLWMLLCNQ, via the coding sequence ATGAAGGCAGGCAGCAACGAGGATGTAAATGATGGGGAAGACAACGTGGATGGACAGGAAGAATACATGGATGTGAAGGTGCAGGAAAGCGGTGATGCCAGTGAacaggggagcagggattgCACTGGGCAGGAAGACAGCAATGAACGTGGGAATGAAGCAGCCCATAGTGCTTTTGCTggcactgaagaagaaaagaaggaagttcTAGAAGGAGATGGCAATGATAGAAAGCAGGATGAAGAACAGGGTGATGTGAATGTGGAGGCAGACAAGGAGGAGGATAGGAAAGAAGGTGAACAAGGTAACGTGGCTGCTAGGGAAAAAGAGGACAGTGATGGTGGCAAGGAAGAAAGCGGCAGCGGTGGAAGTGAAGACAGAGAGGACACCCAAGATGTTTGGAATGAGCTAGGCCTCCTTTTAGTAGATCAGATAGAGTGGCCTGTGGAGGACCTGGAGAGAGGTTGCTCAGTGACAGCTGAGCTGATGAAGAGCTTCAGCCGTGTCTTTGTGGACAGCGCCAGCAATAGCTTCTACCCAGTGCCTCAGGAAGCCATCGGGGTGGGCAGTGCCTTTGAGGGCTGGAGTCCCCGTGACTGGGATGGCGTGTACCGTGTGCTGGTCCCACTGGATCCCCCACCAGGGCACGccttccagctggagctgaacagTGCAGGGCCGATGGCGGCAAGGACCTTCAGCGTCCGTGTGGAGCTGGTGTGCACGTGcaagagggagcagctggacaaGAAGCTCTTGTGCTTCCTGCACCACTCGCAGGAGGAGCTGCGGCGGAAGCAGAAGCGCAGCCTCCTAGAGACACTCTGCACCGGCTCCTACCTGGACGTGGAAAAAACCTCCCACTGGTTCCGCCAGCTGGTGAGATGCTCGTGGCTGCACGTGCCTCAGTCATACTCGTGGCACTTGGTGTTTCAGCCCAGCAGCCGGTCCTGCCAATTCCAGCTGAGCAAAGGCAAGGAGAGGCTGACGGTGGAGATGCTCTTCGGGGTGCGCCAAGGGGACTCGGACATCTTTGTGGTCAGCCAGCCCACGGAGGCCCAGAAAGGTGGCTCCCTCAGCTTTGTGAGCAGCCAGCCCGCCCAGGCCAACTTCATTGCAAGCACAGCGTGGCCCGAGACGTACGCTGCGGCAGAGGCAAAATTCTTCCAGCACATCGCCAGGCAGCTGCCGTGTGAGAGCTTGCACCTGAAatgcctgcagctcttcacctGCATCCTGAGGGACACAGGTCTTTCCAGCTCTACCTGGAAGACTGTGGTCATGCACATGCTGACCATAGTACCTCTGTCCCGCTGGTGCAGGAGGGAATTTGCACGGCGGCTGTGGGACACCATGGCctacctgcactgctgcctgcagctgaaacGCCTGGACCACTTTGTGCTGGGCAATGAGAGGCTTCCTGCAGAGATCAGCTTGCCGCCGGCAATGCGAAGGGTTGAGCCGCTCAACCTCTTTGAGTGCCTGGCCCGAGATCCGGCCGCCCACGGACAGGCGATGCAAGCTTATGGTCAGCTGCACTTTCACCTCTGGATGCTGCTCTGCAACCAGTGA
- the LOC119707965 gene encoding inositol 1,4,5-trisphosphate receptor-interacting protein-like 1: protein MKAGSNEDVNDGEDNVDGQEEYMDVKVQESGDASEQGSRDCTGQEDSNERGNEAAHSAFAGTEEEKKEVLEGDGNDRKQDEEQGDVNVEADKEEDRKEGEQGNVAAREKEDSDGGKEESGSGGSEDREDTQDVWNELGLLLVDQIEWPVEDLERGCSVTAELMKSFSRVFVDSASNSFYPVPQEAIGVGSAFEGWSPRDWDGVYRVLVPLDPPPGHAFQLELNSAGPMAARTFSVRVELVCTCKREQLDKKLLCFLHHSQEELRRKQKRSLLETLCTGSYLDVEKTSHWFRQLVRCSWLHVPQSYSWHLVFQPSSRSCQFQLSKGKERLTVEMLFGVRQGDSDIFVVSQPTEAQKGGSLSFVSSQPAQANFIASTAWPETYAAAEAKFFQHIARQLPCESLHLKCLQLFTCILRDTGLSSSTWKTVVMHMLTIVPLSRWCRREFARRLWDTMAYLHCCLQLKRLDHFVLGNERLPAEISLPPAMRRVEPLNLFERLARDPAAHGQAMQAYGQLHFHLWMLLCNQ, encoded by the coding sequence ATGAAGGCAGGCAGCAACGAGGATGTAAATGATGGGGAAGACAACGTGGATGGACAGGAAGAATACATGGATGTGAAGGTGCAGGAAAGCGGTGATGCCAGTGAacaggggagcagggattgCACTGGGCAGGAAGACAGCAATGAACGTGGGAATGAAGCAGCCCATAGTGCTTTTGCTggcactgaagaagaaaagaaggaagttcTAGAAGGAGATGGCAATGATAGAAAGCAGGATGAAGAACAGGGTGATGTGAATGTGGAGGCAGACAAGGAGGAGGATAGGAAAGAAGGTGAACAAGGTAACGTGGCTGCTAGGGAAAAAGAGGACAGTGATGGTGGCAAGGAAGAAAGCGGCAGCGGTGGAAGTGAAGACAGAGAGGACACCCAAGATGTTTGGAATGAGCTAGGCCTCCTTTTAGTAGATCAGATAGAGTGGCCTGTGGAGGACCTGGAGAGAGGTTGCTCAGTGACAGCTGAGCTGATGAAGAGCTTCAGCCGTGTCTTTGTGGACAGCGCCAGCAATAGCTTCTACCCAGTGCCTCAGGAAGCCATCGGGGTGGGCAGTGCCTTTGAGGGCTGGAGTCCCCGTGACTGGGATGGCGTGTACCGTGTGCTGGTCCCACTGGATCCCCCACCAGGGCACGccttccagctggagctgaacagTGCAGGGCCGATGGCGGCAAGGACCTTCAGCGTCCGTGTGGAGCTGGTGTGCACGTGcaagagggagcagctggacaaGAAGCTCTTGTGCTTCCTGCACCACTCGCAGGAGGAGCTGCGGCGGAAGCAGAAGCGCAGCCTCCTAGAGACACTCTGCACCGGCTCCTACCTGGACGTGGAAAAAACCTCCCACTGGTTCCGCCAGCTGGTGAGATGCTCGTGGCTGCACGTGCCTCAGTCATACTCGTGGCACTTGGTGTTTCAGCCCAGCAGCCGGTCCTGCCAATTCCAGCTGAGCAAAGGCAAGGAGAGGCTGACGGTGGAGATGCTCTTCGGGGTGCGCCAAGGGGACTCGGACATCTTTGTGGTCAGCCAGCCCACGGAGGCCCAGAAAGGTGGCTCCCTCAGCTTTGTGAGCAGCCAGCCCGCCCAGGCCAACTTCATTGCAAGCACAGCGTGGCCCGAGACGTACGCTGCGGCAGAGGCAAAATTCTTCCAGCACATCGCCAGGCAGCTGCCGTGTGAGAGCTTGCACCTGAAatgcctgcagctcttcacctGCATCCTGAGGGACACAGGTCTTTCCAGCTCTACCTGGAAGACTGTGGTCATGCACATGCTGACCATAGTACCTCTGTCCCGCTGGTGCAGGAGGGAATTTGCACGGCGGCTGTGGGACACCATGGCctacctgcactgctgcctgcagctgaaacGCCTGGACCACTTTGTGCTGGGCAATGAGAGGCTTCCTGCAGAGATCAGCTTGCCGCCGGCAATGCGAAGGGTTGAGCCGCTCAACCTCTTCGAGCGCCTGGCCCGAGATCCGGCCGCCCACGGACAGGCGATGCAAGCTTATGGTCAGCTGCACTTTCACCTCTGGATGCTGCTCTGCAACCAGTGA
- the LOC119707966 gene encoding inositol 1,4,5-trisphosphate receptor-interacting protein-like 1, producing the protein MKAGSNEDVNDGEDNVDGQEEYMDVKVQESGDASEQGSRDCTGQEDSNERGNEAAHSAFAGTEEEKKEVLEGDGNDRKQDEEQGDVNVEADKEEDRKEGEQGNVAAREKEDSDGGKEESGSGGSEDREDTQDVWNELGLLLVDQIEWPVEDLERGCSVTAELMKSFSRVFVDSASNSFYPVPQEAIGVGSAFEGWSPRDWDGVYRVLVPLDPPPGHAFQLELNSAGPMAARTFSVRVELVCTCKREQLDKKLLCFLHHSQEELRRKQKRSLLETLCTGSYLDVEKTSHWFRQLVRCSWLHVPQSYSWHLVFQPSSRSCQFQLSKGKERLTVEMLFGVRQGDSDIFVVSQPTEAQKGGSLSFVSSQPAQANFIASTAWPETYAAAEAKFFQHIARQLPCESLHLKCLQLFTCILRDTGLSSSTWKTVVMHMLTIVPLSRWCRREFARRLWDTMAYLHCCLQLKRLDHFVLGNERLPAEISLPPAMRRVEPLNLFERLARDPAAHGQAMQAYGQLHFHLWMLLCNQ; encoded by the coding sequence ATGAAGGCAGGCAGCAACGAGGATGTAAATGATGGGGAAGACAACGTGGATGGACAGGAAGAATACATGGATGTGAAGGTGCAGGAAAGTGGTGATGCCAGTGAacaggggagcagggattgCACTGGGCAGGAAGACAGCAATGAACGTGGGAATGAAGCAGCCCATAGTGCTTTTGCTggcactgaagaagaaaagaaggaagttcTAGAAGGAGATGGCAATGATAGAAAGCAGGATGAAGAACAGGGTGATGTGAATGTGGAGGCAGACAAGGAGGAGGATAGGAAAGAAGGTGAACAAGGTAACGTGGCTGCTAGGGAAAAAGAGGACAGTGACGGTGGCAAGGAAGAAAGCGGCAGCGGTGGAAGTGAAGACAGAGAGGACACCCAAGATGTTTGGAATGAGCTAGGCCTCCTTTTAGTAGATCAGATAGAGTGGCCTGTGGAGGACCTGGAGAGAGGTTGCTCAGTGACAGCTGAGCTGATGAAGAGCTTCAGCCGTGTCTTTGTGGACAGCGCCAGCAATAGCTTCTACCCAGTGCCTCAGGAAGCCATCGGGGTGGGCAGTGCCTTTGAGGGCTGGAGTCCCCGTGACTGGGATGGCGTGTACCGTGTGCTGGTCCCACTGGATCCCCCACCAGGGCACGccttccagctggagctgaacagTGCAGGGCCGATGGCGGCAAGGACCTTCAGCGTCCGTGTGGAGCTGGTGTGCACGTGcaagagggagcagctggacaaGAAGCTCTTGTGCTTCCTGCACCACTCGCAGGAGGAGCTGCGGCGGAAGCAGAAGCGCAGCCTCCTAGAGACACTCTGCACCGGCTCCTACCTGGACGTGGAAAAAACCTCCCACTGGTTCCGCCAGCTGGTGAGATGCTCGTGGCTGCACGTGCCTCAGTCATACTCGTGGCACTTGGTGTTTCAGCCCAGCAGCCGGTCCTGCCAATTCCAGCTGAGCAAAGGCAAGGAGAGGCTGACGGTGGAGATGCTCTTCGGGGTGCGCCAAGGGGACTCGGACATCTTTGTGGTCAGCCAGCCCACGGAGGCCCAGAAAGGTGGCTCCCTCAGCTTTGTGAGCAGCCAGCCCGCCCAGGCCAACTTCATTGCAAGCACAGCGTGGCCCGAGACGTACGCTGCGGCAGAGGCAAAATTCTTCCAGCACATCGCCAGGCAGCTGCCGTGTGAGAGCTTGCACCTGAAatgcctgcagctcttcacctGCATCCTGAGGGACACAGGTCTTTCCAGCTCTACCTGGAAGACTGTGGTCATGCACATGCTGACCATAGTACCTCTGTCCCGCTGGTGCAGGAGGGAATTTGCACGGCGGCTGTGGGACACCATGGCctacctgcactgctgcctgcagctgaaacGCCTGGACCACTTTGTGCTGGGCAATGAGAGGCTTCCTGCAGAGATCAGCTTGCCGCCGGCAATGCGAAGGGTTGAGCCGCTCAACCTCTTCGAGCGCCTGGCCCGAGATCCGGCCGCCCACGGACAGGCGATGCAAGCTTATGGTCAGCTGCACTTTCACCTCTGGATGCTGCTCTGCAACCAGTGA